Proteins from a genomic interval of Rhodococcoides fascians A25f:
- a CDS encoding ATP-binding protein: protein MTASNSGSAPLRWSHTAQAEPTTASTLRRRLRGWVLELGVNSALVDDIVLGVYEALANVVEHAYRASPEIGTMTITAAYDHETLTVTVSDTGTWHPPTPTTTRSHGLQLAAAVSDELSVDHRPGLGTVVTVAWSKPLAAARPSGSSHRAT, encoded by the coding sequence GTGACCGCGAGCAATTCGGGGTCGGCCCCTCTGCGTTGGAGTCACACGGCACAGGCCGAGCCGACGACGGCGAGCACGCTTCGTCGGCGGCTGCGCGGCTGGGTGCTCGAACTCGGAGTGAACAGCGCTCTGGTGGACGACATCGTGCTCGGGGTCTACGAGGCGCTCGCCAACGTCGTCGAACATGCCTATCGCGCGTCCCCCGAAATCGGAACGATGACGATCACCGCGGCGTACGACCACGAGACGCTCACCGTGACCGTCTCCGACACCGGAACGTGGCACCCACCGACACCGACGACCACTCGTAGCCACGGCCTGCAGTTGGCCGCCGCAGTATCGGACGAGCTGTCGGTCGATCATCGACCCGGTCTCGGCACGGTCGTGACCGTCGCGTGGAGCAAGCCGCTCGCCGCGGCCCGCCCCAGCGGGTCATCCCACCGCGCGACCTGA
- a CDS encoding PP2C family protein-serine/threonine phosphatase, giving the protein MTASAAELLASAPCGVFSVDVASGRILYANVAASRITARSRDSLEGTPVADLFGTEFAPVLAGLLDAASTSDSDVPIGTAAQLTGAPGRASSTAVSVLANRLRSESGAMTVTMTLHNETERRVREQDLVDARIYAEAAQDDAEAALDRSQDALGASEQARKLAEAERTQVQILASTLQRTLLPPILSAPTGMNVAAHYHPASLDEVGGDFYDVFPLDKDTWGFFLGDVSGKGAGAAAVTSLTRYTLRAAAVFDRNPISVLENLNTVLHHEFHGDDPRFCTVVFGTITPQPNGAVVHLASGGHPPAIRVTHDAAVDFVDTTGGQLVGALSEPHFESASVTLRAGDVMAFYTDGLTEAIVGPGRTRFDDNGNLETFVAEMGPTTAPKIVDDLTTLLASFGDGLQDDVALLAFDVPLPDTDSVEA; this is encoded by the coding sequence ATGACCGCTTCGGCTGCCGAACTACTCGCCTCTGCGCCCTGCGGAGTGTTCTCGGTCGACGTCGCCAGCGGCAGAATTCTGTACGCGAACGTGGCCGCCTCTCGAATCACCGCCCGCAGCCGTGACTCGCTGGAGGGAACCCCCGTCGCAGACCTCTTCGGTACCGAATTCGCGCCGGTGCTGGCCGGCCTGCTCGACGCTGCATCCACATCCGATTCGGACGTGCCGATCGGGACTGCAGCCCAGCTGACCGGCGCGCCGGGGCGAGCGTCGTCCACTGCGGTGTCCGTGCTGGCGAACAGACTTCGTTCGGAGTCGGGCGCGATGACCGTCACGATGACGCTGCACAACGAGACGGAACGCCGAGTGCGCGAGCAGGATCTCGTCGACGCCCGTATTTATGCCGAGGCGGCTCAGGACGATGCCGAAGCAGCCCTCGATCGATCCCAGGATGCGCTGGGAGCATCGGAGCAAGCCCGAAAGTTGGCCGAGGCCGAACGGACTCAGGTTCAGATCTTGGCGTCGACGCTTCAGCGGACTCTGCTACCACCGATCCTCTCCGCTCCGACCGGCATGAACGTCGCAGCCCACTATCACCCCGCGTCCCTCGATGAAGTCGGTGGTGATTTCTACGATGTGTTTCCACTCGACAAAGACACGTGGGGCTTCTTTCTCGGTGACGTGAGCGGTAAGGGTGCCGGTGCCGCCGCCGTCACGTCACTGACCCGGTACACCTTGCGGGCCGCGGCAGTGTTCGACCGCAACCCGATCTCGGTATTGGAGAACCTCAACACCGTTCTGCATCACGAGTTTCACGGCGACGACCCGAGGTTCTGCACGGTGGTGTTCGGCACCATCACTCCGCAACCGAACGGCGCGGTGGTGCACCTCGCAAGCGGCGGGCATCCACCTGCGATACGCGTAACCCACGACGCTGCAGTCGATTTCGTCGATACCACCGGCGGGCAGCTCGTCGGTGCCCTGTCCGAACCCCACTTCGAGTCGGCATCGGTGACACTGCGGGCCGGTGACGTCATGGCGTTCTACACCGATGGCCTGACCGAAGCGATCGTGGGGCCCGGCCGAACTCGCTTCGACGACAACGGCAACCTCGAGACCTTCGTCGCCGAGATGGGGCCCACCACTGCTCCGAAGATCGTCGACGACCTCACCACCCTGCTGGCGTCGTTCGGAGACGGACTTCAGGACGACGTGGCTCTGCTCGCCTTCGACGTCCCACTTCCCGACACAGACTCTGTCGAGGCGTAG
- a CDS encoding TetR/AcrR family transcriptional regulator — protein sequence MSSKSTPREQLLRAGSRLLTDLDMTVLARSLSIAAVVEEAGLSHQTFHNAYPGSSRTGERGGKEAFMEDLLAHVTLEYSPPDDVAEQPSSDLAAYFEQLTSGLLRQRMIGAMIASDHAGARSSLAPEFDAMDHAVESAVRHKLRAVGGSVRTPLTVADLSTVFVALLDGLAFRESLSPGTISAERVATAIDSLLDWAVDPVHSDRRQRTDEQVDALPSLESLDPARGDIESDVIVATETLFSEHGYFSVTLADIASASSLTVTDLKRLFPSKVDIIVAALTPEFERVLRLGRADARLDVEPVVALVRSVNRLAEFVSRNRAMSSGMLLALSFEQFHEPGTVTTIREHLPVPSALTPILESGQLRGDFATEVSAVELATVLANNVVIRSLTRSGESPEEVADNVLKVFLSGILSR from the coding sequence TTGAGCTCGAAATCCACACCACGCGAACAATTGCTCCGGGCCGGTTCCCGCCTGCTGACCGATCTCGATATGACGGTGTTGGCGCGCTCGCTGTCCATTGCAGCGGTCGTGGAAGAAGCAGGACTGTCGCATCAGACTTTCCACAATGCCTATCCAGGTTCCTCCCGCACCGGCGAGCGCGGCGGCAAGGAAGCGTTCATGGAGGATCTGCTCGCACACGTGACGTTGGAGTACTCACCGCCCGATGACGTCGCCGAGCAGCCGTCCTCGGATCTCGCGGCCTATTTCGAGCAGCTGACCTCGGGGCTGCTGCGTCAAAGGATGATCGGTGCCATGATCGCCTCCGATCACGCCGGAGCGCGGTCCTCGTTGGCACCGGAATTCGATGCCATGGATCACGCCGTCGAGAGCGCAGTGCGGCACAAACTCCGCGCTGTCGGCGGCTCGGTGAGAACACCGTTGACGGTGGCCGACCTCTCCACAGTGTTCGTAGCTCTGCTCGACGGGCTTGCCTTCCGTGAAAGTCTCAGCCCGGGAACGATCTCCGCGGAACGCGTGGCCACGGCCATCGATTCGTTGCTCGATTGGGCGGTGGACCCGGTCCACTCGGATCGACGGCAGCGTACCGACGAGCAGGTCGATGCGCTGCCATCGCTCGAATCCCTCGATCCGGCAAGGGGCGACATCGAATCCGATGTCATCGTGGCCACCGAGACGCTGTTCTCGGAACACGGATACTTCTCGGTCACCCTCGCGGACATCGCGTCGGCGTCCTCGCTCACCGTCACCGATCTCAAGCGATTGTTTCCGAGCAAAGTCGACATCATTGTCGCCGCACTCACCCCCGAGTTCGAGCGTGTACTCCGGCTGGGTCGCGCGGATGCTCGGCTCGACGTGGAACCGGTTGTCGCTCTAGTGCGTTCGGTGAATCGTCTGGCGGAGTTCGTGTCGCGCAACCGGGCCATGAGCTCGGGAATGTTGCTTGCGCTGAGCTTCGAGCAGTTTCACGAGCCCGGTACCGTCACCACCATCAGGGAACACCTTCCCGTGCCGTCGGCACTGACCCCGATTCTCGAGAGCGGTCAGCTCCGAGGCGACTTCGCTACCGAGGTGTCCGCAGTCGAACTGGCCACCGTGCTCGCCAACAATGTGGTGATCAGATCGCTGACGCGATCGGGAGAATCCCCGGAAGAAGTCGCCGACAATGTGCTGAAAGTGTTCCTGTCCGGAATACTGTCTCGTTGA
- a CDS encoding LuxR C-terminal-related transcriptional regulator: MTTTTLEIASGGSLHPSQRFAPRRSASAVRSRTTATPGTDRPRVPQVPAEFVDPGLTTREIAVLGAWLRCDSKQEVCAVLHIALGTVNTHLSRIRAKYASVGRAAPTKASLVARALQDGLVALDDL, encoded by the coding sequence GTGACGACCACGACGCTCGAGATTGCGTCCGGCGGGTCGCTTCACCCGTCACAGCGATTTGCGCCTCGGCGAAGCGCGTCGGCGGTGCGCTCCCGAACCACGGCAACCCCCGGCACCGATAGGCCTCGGGTGCCGCAGGTACCGGCCGAGTTCGTCGATCCCGGATTGACCACGCGCGAAATTGCGGTTCTCGGAGCCTGGTTGCGCTGCGACTCCAAGCAAGAAGTGTGCGCTGTGCTGCATATTGCGCTGGGCACGGTGAACACCCATCTGTCCCGTATTCGCGCGAAGTATGCCAGTGTCGGTCGAGCCGCGCCGACCAAAGCGTCGCTGGTGGCGAGAGCACTGCAGGACGGCCTGGTCGCCCTGGACGATCTGTGA
- a CDS encoding alpha/beta fold hydrolase, translating into MNDKPVLMLLHGVTMSGAAWNDVVPLLAERFDVIAPTAAGHRGGPALAGVATIAAVTDTAERELDERGLDAVHIAGNSMGGWMAVELARRGRARSVCAFSPAGLWEKDEKPGASRATLIRTKRLADATRRLAPALMRFGLARRIAMRDIAVHGDSMTPQQAVRSFQDLVGCEAAYELLNTRESMDPLLDLPCPITVAWAAHDRIFPPAEFVPIARQRLPRARFVTLPGVGHVPMIDDPVLCARTIVYSIENQAG; encoded by the coding sequence ATGAACGACAAGCCTGTGTTGATGTTGCTGCACGGTGTCACCATGTCGGGAGCAGCGTGGAACGACGTCGTGCCGTTGCTGGCCGAACGGTTCGATGTCATTGCTCCCACCGCGGCCGGTCATCGTGGAGGCCCGGCGCTCGCAGGCGTGGCGACAATAGCCGCCGTCACCGATACCGCAGAACGCGAACTCGACGAGCGGGGCCTGGATGCAGTACACATCGCAGGAAATTCGATGGGCGGATGGATGGCCGTCGAACTGGCGAGACGGGGACGCGCACGCTCGGTCTGCGCCTTCTCACCAGCAGGACTGTGGGAGAAGGACGAGAAACCAGGTGCCAGCAGAGCCACCTTGATCCGTACCAAGAGACTGGCCGACGCGACTCGTCGTCTCGCCCCAGCGCTGATGAGGTTCGGTCTCGCTCGCCGAATTGCCATGCGCGACATCGCAGTCCACGGGGACAGTATGACGCCGCAGCAAGCCGTTCGGTCGTTTCAGGATCTTGTCGGGTGCGAGGCAGCGTACGAACTACTGAACACCCGCGAAAGCATGGATCCACTCCTCGACCTGCCATGCCCGATCACCGTCGCATGGGCCGCTCACGATCGCATCTTTCCGCCTGCAGAGTTCGTCCCCATTGCCCGGCAGCGCCTCCCTCGGGCCCGGTTCGTCACCCTGCCGGGCGTCGGCCACGTTCCGATGATCGACGACCCGGTTCTGTGCGCACGAACGATCGTCTATTCGATCGAGAACCAGGCGGGCTGA
- a CDS encoding MBL fold metallo-hydrolase, whose product MTVFRRVGRPPLPGPSEIATTASATPRSPVTVSFLGVSTVLFDDGESAILTDGFFSRPSLARILALPLRSDMQRIDAALRRAGIISLDAVLCAHSHYDHALDSAAVARITGAVLVGGSSTGFIGQGSDLPDDRIVAVENGDTTEHGNFAVTFFESVHSHPDRAHGEIERPLSQPARVSEYRCGEAWSMLIEHIPSGRTALVHSSAGFRVGMLDGSHADVVYLSIGQLGRQSQAFIEQYWRETVSVVGARRVVLTHWDNFFRPLHKPLHALPYAFDDMTASIGVLADCARRDGVVLELPTLWRRVDPWA is encoded by the coding sequence ATGACGGTGTTCCGACGCGTCGGTCGGCCCCCGTTGCCGGGTCCGTCGGAGATCGCCACCACCGCGTCGGCCACTCCTCGCTCGCCGGTGACGGTGTCTTTCCTCGGTGTCAGCACGGTGTTGTTCGACGACGGCGAATCCGCAATCCTCACCGATGGGTTCTTCTCGCGCCCGTCCCTGGCGAGAATCCTTGCGCTGCCACTTCGTTCCGACATGCAGCGCATCGACGCCGCCCTGCGCAGAGCGGGAATCATCTCGCTCGACGCTGTTCTGTGTGCCCACTCGCACTACGATCACGCACTCGATTCAGCGGCGGTGGCTCGGATAACCGGGGCGGTTCTGGTCGGTGGTTCCTCGACCGGTTTCATCGGGCAGGGTTCTGACTTACCCGACGACCGCATCGTCGCGGTCGAGAACGGTGACACGACCGAGCATGGAAACTTCGCCGTCACCTTCTTCGAATCCGTTCACTCGCATCCGGATCGAGCGCACGGGGAGATCGAACGACCACTGAGCCAGCCCGCTCGGGTGAGCGAATATCGATGCGGTGAGGCGTGGTCGATGCTGATCGAACACATTCCCAGCGGCCGAACCGCACTCGTTCACAGCAGCGCCGGTTTCCGGGTCGGTATGCTCGACGGAAGCCACGCAGATGTTGTCTATCTGTCGATAGGCCAACTCGGCCGGCAATCGCAAGCGTTCATCGAGCAGTACTGGCGCGAGACGGTCTCGGTCGTCGGTGCCCGGCGCGTCGTCCTGACGCACTGGGACAACTTCTTTCGGCCTTTGCACAAGCCCCTGCATGCACTCCCGTACGCCTTCGACGATATGACTGCCTCGATCGGCGTGCTGGCCGACTGCGCACGGAGAGACGGGGTCGTTCTCGAGCTACCGACGCTGTGGCGACGTGTGGACCCGTGGGCCTGA
- a CDS encoding FAD-binding dehydrogenase: protein MDADVIVVGAGLAGLVATAELADAGKRVLLLDQEPEQNLGGQAFWSLGGLFMVDTPEQRRMGIKDSAELAWQDWLGTATFDRGIDDPAGEDYWGHRWARAYLDFAAGEKRSWLHAQGVRWVPIVGWAERGGYLADGHGNSVPRFHLTWGTGPGVVAPFERRVREAADKGLVRFGFRHRVDEFVVSSGAVEGVRGAILEPSRAERGAGSSRVEVGEFELHAGAVLVTAGGIGANHDLVRENWPARLGTPPTSLISGVPEHVDGRMLGITEKVGGRLVNKDRMWHYTEGIKNWNPIWKNHGIRIIPGPSSMWFDARGRRFPAPNFPGYDTLGTLKAIQDSGFEYSWFVLTQKIIEKEFALSGSEQNPDITGKNLKLVLGRVLPGASEPVEAFKKNGEDFVVADTLGELVQGMNKVAGEDLIDLVDLQRQIEARDREVDNQFTKDLQVSAIHNSRRSRGERIARTASLHKILDPKSGPLIAVRLNIITRKTLGGIQTDLQGRVLDSEGRAIEGLWAAGEIAGFGGGGVHGYRSLEGTFLGGCIFGGRQAGRALAAQA from the coding sequence ATGGACGCAGACGTGATCGTGGTGGGCGCAGGCTTGGCAGGACTGGTGGCAACCGCCGAATTGGCCGACGCGGGAAAGCGTGTGCTCCTCCTCGACCAGGAGCCCGAGCAGAACCTGGGCGGACAGGCGTTCTGGTCACTCGGCGGGCTGTTCATGGTCGACACTCCGGAACAGCGACGCATGGGTATCAAAGATTCGGCCGAACTGGCGTGGCAGGACTGGCTCGGCACCGCGACATTCGACCGCGGTATCGACGATCCCGCCGGAGAGGACTACTGGGGTCACCGGTGGGCACGGGCGTACCTCGACTTCGCGGCAGGGGAGAAGCGGTCCTGGCTGCACGCACAGGGGGTTCGGTGGGTTCCCATCGTCGGCTGGGCCGAACGCGGCGGCTATCTCGCCGACGGCCACGGCAACTCGGTTCCGCGCTTCCACCTGACCTGGGGTACCGGGCCGGGCGTCGTCGCACCGTTCGAGCGCCGCGTCCGCGAGGCCGCCGACAAAGGACTGGTGCGCTTCGGTTTTCGCCATCGAGTCGACGAGTTCGTCGTCAGCTCGGGTGCGGTCGAGGGAGTGCGCGGCGCGATTCTCGAACCCAGCCGTGCGGAACGCGGTGCGGGCAGTAGTCGCGTCGAGGTGGGGGAGTTCGAGTTGCACGCCGGTGCCGTGCTCGTCACCGCGGGTGGCATCGGAGCGAATCACGATCTGGTGCGGGAGAATTGGCCGGCTCGTCTGGGAACACCTCCGACATCGTTGATCTCCGGAGTCCCCGAACACGTGGACGGCCGCATGCTTGGTATCACCGAGAAGGTCGGTGGACGTCTGGTCAACAAGGACAGGATGTGGCACTACACCGAGGGCATCAAGAACTGGAACCCGATCTGGAAGAACCACGGAATCAGGATCATTCCAGGGCCGTCGTCCATGTGGTTCGACGCGCGTGGTCGGCGATTCCCGGCTCCCAACTTCCCGGGCTACGACACCCTCGGAACGTTGAAAGCCATCCAGGACAGCGGTTTCGAGTACTCGTGGTTCGTCCTCACCCAGAAGATCATCGAGAAGGAATTTGCGCTGTCGGGATCGGAACAGAACCCGGACATCACCGGCAAGAACCTCAAGCTCGTACTCGGCCGAGTCTTGCCCGGTGCCAGTGAACCGGTCGAGGCGTTCAAGAAGAACGGCGAGGATTTTGTCGTCGCCGACACCCTCGGTGAACTCGTGCAGGGAATGAACAAGGTCGCCGGCGAGGACCTGATCGACCTGGTGGACTTGCAACGGCAGATCGAGGCTCGCGACCGTGAAGTCGACAATCAGTTCACCAAGGACCTGCAGGTCTCCGCGATTCACAATTCCCGTCGCTCGCGCGGGGAGCGCATCGCGCGTACTGCGTCTCTGCACAAGATTCTCGATCCCAAATCGGGGCCGTTGATTGCGGTGCGGTTGAACATCATCACCCGAAAGACGTTGGGCGGAATCCAAACCGACCTTCAGGGCCGCGTGCTCGACAGCGAGGGGCGGGCGATCGAGGGGCTGTGGGCGGCAGGCGAGATCGCCGGATTCGGCGGTGGTGGAGTGCACGGCTATCGCTCGCTGGAGGGAACGTTCCTGGGCGGGTGCATCTTCGGGGGCCGCCAAGCCGGGCGTGCGCTCGCAGCGCAGGCATGA
- a CDS encoding helix-turn-helix domain-containing protein produces MYRARVAVVAKIESELGPVVASAVHAIRDAIPVYRSLQGAQLADVEAIAYWSLRRLMALWAHGDRTIDDSRFRAIGAARAADGRPLADVLRAYRVASSVFVRHVTTEYLDVLEPPDIAELGLGVLDAIDAISEEIIGAYVVAREQLTSNRAQAHAALLDDLLAARHNSPGTVSDRCRELDLKLPQHPNLLVVQSTDPGRPMSDDTVESLVLAVGLVPPDRTATPGQRSHLVTRHEHRAIVLLPPSIPRTEADLACRDLRLRGCLVEKSTIAGISSSWRLASEALDTAPDHAFDDRVLLDHGDGQLLALLTARPTANTNEVVRTVLGPLTEAANEHILQGLSAFISTGTATAAATRLQVHPQTLRYRLRRAQQLTGRDPRSAWHRLALDTAIQLRQLG; encoded by the coding sequence ATGTACCGAGCGCGGGTCGCCGTCGTCGCGAAGATCGAATCGGAGCTGGGCCCCGTCGTCGCGTCCGCAGTACACGCGATTCGCGACGCGATCCCGGTCTACCGATCACTGCAGGGTGCACAGTTGGCCGATGTCGAGGCCATTGCGTATTGGTCACTGAGGCGGTTGATGGCCCTGTGGGCGCACGGCGATCGGACGATCGACGACAGCAGATTCCGTGCGATAGGTGCCGCGCGCGCCGCGGACGGGCGCCCGCTGGCCGACGTGCTGCGTGCGTATCGAGTCGCGTCGAGCGTGTTCGTTCGGCACGTGACAACCGAGTATCTCGATGTACTCGAACCACCGGACATTGCCGAACTCGGCCTCGGCGTGCTCGACGCCATCGACGCAATCTCCGAGGAAATCATCGGCGCGTACGTCGTTGCGCGCGAACAGCTCACATCCAACCGTGCGCAGGCGCACGCCGCGTTGCTCGACGACTTGCTGGCTGCCAGACACAATTCACCCGGGACCGTGTCGGATCGTTGCCGCGAACTCGACCTGAAGCTACCCCAGCACCCGAATCTGCTCGTGGTGCAATCGACAGATCCGGGCCGACCCATGTCCGACGACACCGTCGAATCGCTGGTTCTCGCAGTGGGACTCGTTCCCCCGGACCGCACCGCGACGCCCGGTCAGCGGAGCCACCTGGTTACTCGGCACGAGCATCGCGCGATCGTGCTGCTGCCACCATCGATCCCCCGCACCGAGGCCGACCTCGCGTGTCGAGATCTGCGGCTGCGTGGATGCTTGGTGGAGAAATCGACCATTGCCGGTATCAGTAGTTCGTGGCGACTCGCCTCGGAAGCGCTCGACACCGCACCGGATCACGCGTTCGACGACCGTGTACTGCTCGATCACGGCGACGGGCAACTACTGGCACTGTTGACAGCGCGTCCCACCGCGAACACGAACGAGGTGGTGCGTACCGTGCTCGGTCCGCTGACCGAGGCTGCGAACGAGCATATTCTGCAAGGTCTTTCGGCCTTCATCTCCACCGGGACAGCGACGGCTGCTGCCACCCGTCTGCAGGTGCACCCGCAGACGTTGCGCTATCGGTTGCGGAGGGCTCAGCAATTGACCGGTCGGGATCCGCGTTCGGCGTGGCATCGACTGGCACTGGACACCGCGATACAGCTACGCCAACTCGGTTGA
- a CDS encoding alpha/beta hydrolase family protein, whose amino-acid sequence MSEQVTFPSATGPTLAGVVDVPDGEARGWGVFAHGFTLGKDCPAANRMCKQLAADGIGMLRFDNLGLGHSEGDWGDGSFSNKVHDTVKAVEFMNATGREVKLLVGHSFGGSAAIAAAHDCPTVEAVAIVAAPFQPAHVEHNYDALIHRIQEEGEAPFHAGGKALTLKRQFVDDVRKADLRERITTLRRPLLVMHSPTDNTVGIDNASEIFQAARHPRSFVSLEGANHLLTGKNQAARAGRIISAWADPYL is encoded by the coding sequence ATGTCGGAACAGGTCACCTTTCCCAGCGCTACCGGACCCACCTTGGCAGGCGTGGTCGATGTTCCTGATGGTGAGGCGCGAGGGTGGGGCGTCTTCGCTCACGGTTTCACGCTGGGCAAGGACTGCCCGGCGGCGAATCGAATGTGCAAGCAGCTGGCGGCCGACGGCATCGGAATGCTTCGCTTCGACAATCTCGGCCTGGGCCACTCCGAGGGCGACTGGGGCGACGGTTCGTTCTCGAACAAGGTGCACGACACCGTCAAGGCCGTCGAGTTCATGAACGCGACCGGTCGTGAGGTGAAGTTGCTCGTCGGCCATTCCTTCGGCGGCTCGGCGGCCATTGCTGCGGCGCACGACTGTCCGACGGTCGAAGCGGTCGCCATCGTCGCCGCCCCGTTTCAGCCCGCGCACGTCGAGCACAACTACGACGCGCTCATCCACCGGATCCAGGAGGAGGGCGAAGCACCGTTCCACGCCGGCGGCAAAGCGCTCACTCTCAAACGCCAATTCGTCGACGACGTCCGCAAAGCAGACCTGCGCGAGCGCATCACCACCCTGCGGAGACCGCTACTCGTCATGCACTCCCCCACCGACAACACGGTAGGGATCGACAACGCCAGCGAGATCTTCCAGGCCGCGCGCCACCCCCGGAGCTTCGTTTCGCTCGAGGGGGCCAATCACCTTCTCACCGGCAAGAATCAAGCAGCTCGTGCCGGTCGGATCATCAGCGCCTGGGCGGATCCGTACCTCTGA
- a CDS encoding 3-hydroxyacyl-CoA dehydrogenase, with the protein MTDIGNVTVFGTGVLGSQIMMQAAYHGKTVVGYDISDELLAKLPDRWEWMRGYYKRDLKTFDEARFDEAIESITTTTSVAEAVADAELVIEAVPEDLDLKKKVWSDIGASAPPKTIFVTNSSSLLPSSFAEATGRPEKFLALHFANLVWRYNTGEVMATAATDPVYFDVVLSFASEIGLVPVPVRKEIPGYVLNSLLIPLLQAGANLYVGGVANPADIDNVWRIATGAPAGPFQIYDTVGFNVAAHIARAHGGEDQVKFADILQKGIDAGKTGLGDGEGFYTYDADGRRLDAVESWNIN; encoded by the coding sequence ATGACTGATATTGGGAACGTGACCGTATTCGGAACCGGAGTGCTCGGTTCGCAGATCATGATGCAGGCTGCCTACCACGGAAAAACCGTTGTGGGATACGACATTTCCGACGAACTACTTGCCAAGCTGCCGGATCGTTGGGAATGGATGCGCGGATACTACAAGCGTGACCTGAAGACTTTCGACGAGGCGCGATTCGACGAGGCCATCGAATCCATCACGACCACCACCAGCGTCGCCGAGGCCGTTGCGGACGCCGAACTGGTGATCGAAGCAGTTCCGGAGGATCTCGACCTGAAGAAGAAGGTCTGGTCGGATATCGGCGCGTCCGCTCCGCCGAAAACTATCTTCGTGACCAACTCGTCGTCGCTACTGCCCAGCAGTTTCGCCGAGGCCACCGGGCGGCCGGAAAAGTTTCTTGCATTGCACTTCGCCAATCTCGTGTGGCGGTACAACACCGGTGAGGTGATGGCAACTGCTGCAACAGATCCTGTCTACTTCGATGTCGTACTGAGCTTCGCTTCGGAGATCGGACTCGTTCCCGTTCCGGTCCGAAAGGAAATTCCGGGATATGTGCTGAACAGTCTTCTGATCCCGCTGCTGCAAGCGGGAGCCAACCTTTACGTCGGTGGGGTTGCCAATCCGGCAGACATCGACAACGTGTGGCGCATAGCCACCGGGGCACCCGCCGGTCCGTTCCAGATATACGACACCGTCGGCTTCAACGTTGCAGCACACATCGCGCGCGCACACGGCGGCGAGGATCAGGTCAAATTTGCCGACATACTGCAAAAGGGTATCGACGCGGGAAAGACCGGTCTCGGGGACGGTGAAGGCTTCTACACGTACGACGCCGACGGCCGGCGACTCGACGCTGTCGAGTCGTGGAACATCAACTGA
- a CDS encoding dienelactone hydrolase family protein, with translation MTADALADFERTEFTADGRTAPVYRIGTGPAVIVMSEMPGITPRVADFARTVAGIGCTAIVPHLFGVDGKDPLTAPLGLLGTAATMSRAMVPACISREFTILATGKSSRIVVWLRALAAEEHERCGGPGVGAIGMCFTGGFALAMAADDRLIAPVLSQPSLPFAASKSRSRSIDISAGDLSKVKSRCAAGDLTVLGMRFQGDKMCPPARFEFLREQLGDAFVSVELPDSAFNPEAFGPPHSVVTEGLIDEPGQPTRQALDQVLDLFRSKLLATP, from the coding sequence ATGACCGCCGACGCGTTGGCCGATTTCGAACGAACCGAGTTCACCGCGGACGGGCGCACGGCACCGGTCTATCGCATCGGCACCGGACCGGCTGTGATCGTGATGTCCGAAATGCCGGGCATCACGCCGAGAGTGGCGGACTTCGCGCGCACCGTCGCCGGAATCGGATGCACCGCGATCGTGCCGCATCTGTTCGGCGTCGACGGAAAGGACCCGCTGACCGCACCCCTCGGACTTCTCGGTACCGCTGCCACCATGTCCCGTGCCATGGTGCCGGCGTGCATCAGCCGAGAATTCACCATATTGGCCACCGGCAAGTCGTCGCGGATCGTGGTGTGGCTGCGTGCTCTCGCGGCCGAGGAACACGAGCGGTGCGGCGGACCAGGTGTCGGTGCCATCGGAATGTGCTTCACGGGCGGGTTCGCCCTGGCAATGGCCGCCGACGATCGATTGATCGCACCGGTGCTCTCGCAACCGTCACTTCCGTTCGCGGCATCGAAGTCACGCAGTCGTTCCATCGACATCAGTGCCGGCGACCTCTCGAAGGTGAAGAGCCGTTGTGCTGCGGGAGATCTCACTGTTCTCGGTATGCGGTTTCAGGGCGACAAGATGTGTCCCCCTGCACGGTTCGAGTTTCTGAGGGAGCAACTCGGCGACGCATTCGTGTCGGTGGAATTGCCCGATTCTGCGTTCAACCCGGAAGCATTCGGGCCGCCACACTCCGTCGTGACGGAAGGACTGATCGACGAGCCGGGCCAGCCGACCCGGCAGGCTTTGGACCAGGTACTCGACCTGTTCCGCAGTAAGTTGCTCGCAACGCCGTGA